The following are encoded in a window of Echeneis naucrates chromosome 19, fEcheNa1.1, whole genome shotgun sequence genomic DNA:
- the LOC115059632 gene encoding ras-related protein Rab-5C-like produces the protein MAGRGGGATRPNGATAANKICQFKLVLLGESAVGKSSLVLRFVKGQFHEFQESTIGAAFLTQTVCLDDTTVKFEIWDTAGQERYHSLAPMYYRGAQAAIVVYDITNTDTFGRAKNWVKELQRQASPNIVIALAGNKADIANKRAVEVQEAQTYADDNSLLFMETSAKTAMNVNEIFMAIAKKLPKNEPQAGPGGRTRTGVDLQEAAPQGRSSQCCGGN, from the exons atGGCTGGACGTGGTGGAGGAGCAACCAGGCCTAATGGTGCCACAGCTGCAAACAAAATTTGCCAGTTCAAACTGGTGCTTCTGGGGGAGTCAGCAGTTGGCAAGTCCAGCTTAGTGTTGCGCTTTGTCAAAGGCCAGTTCCATGAATTCCAGGAGAGTACCATTGGAG CTGCCTTCCTCACTCAGACTGTTTGTCTGGATGACACCACAGTGAAGTTTGAGATCTGGGACACAGCTGGTCAAGAGCGCTACCACAGCCTGGCTCCAATGTACTACAGAGGGGCTCAGGCAGCCATTGTGGTCTACGACATTACCAACACA GATACTTTTGGACGAGCAAAAAACTGGGTGAAGGAGCTGCAAAGACAAGCCAGTCCCAACATAGTGATCGCTCTGGCAGGCAACAAGGCAGACATCGCAAACAAGAGGGCTGTAGAAGTTCAG GAAGCACAAACATATGCTGATGACAACAGTCTGCTCTTCATGGAGACCTCAGCCAAGACTGCTATGAATGTCAATGAAATTTTTATGGCTATTG CAAAGAAGCTACCGAAGAATGAACCCCAGGCTGGACCAGGCGGACGGACCCGGACAGGAGTGGATCTACAAGAAGCTGCCCCTCAGGGCCGCAGCAGCCAGTGCTGTGGCGGCAATTAG